One part of the Acinetobacter sp. XS-4 genome encodes these proteins:
- a CDS encoding rhodanese-like domain-containing protein has product MTTNIQTYQDIRKKLLAGQEIALIDVREEDPFAQGHPLFAVNISLSKLEVEILNRVPRLNTDIVLYDNGEGLAERAYQQLQTLGYQQVSLLDDGLQGWKDAGGEIFIDVNSASKAFGEFVEHHKGTPSLSAQEVKQLIDDQANIIILDARRFDEYQTMSIPNGISVPGAELALRAKNIVKDENTKIIVNCAGRTRSLIGTQSLINAKIGHEVYALRNGTIGWTLAQQQLALGQQQQYTNFPEKNEVGQVLKNAKELAERSGVKTIGSEQLQQLQQQDDRTTYIFDVRSEQEYIRAHLPDSRWIGGGQLVQETDHYASVRSARVVLVDDQLVRAYMTASWLAQMNWDVSVLDADFQTIFTQQGGWKPVVPLLHIKHRITPEQLQTWLDAREKVTILDFTSSANYQKGHIPTAQWLLKADIERLFNEKKIPTDHKIVVTCGTSLLAQYAVSAIQTKTSENVYVLEGGNQAWVKTFVLEADKHVYLSSRTDRYKRPYEGTDNSVQAMQDYLDWEYGLVAQLNTDGTHGFFVV; this is encoded by the coding sequence ATGACAACCAATATTCAAACCTATCAAGACATCCGTAAAAAACTATTGGCAGGTCAGGAAATCGCACTGATTGATGTACGGGAAGAAGATCCATTTGCACAAGGCCATCCATTGTTTGCCGTCAATATTTCCTTGTCTAAATTGGAAGTCGAAATTCTTAATCGAGTGCCACGCTTAAATACGGATATTGTTCTTTACGATAATGGCGAAGGCTTGGCAGAACGTGCTTATCAACAGTTACAGACATTGGGCTATCAGCAGGTTTCATTATTGGATGATGGTTTACAAGGCTGGAAAGATGCAGGCGGTGAGATTTTTATTGATGTCAATTCTGCAAGTAAAGCCTTTGGTGAATTCGTTGAGCATCATAAAGGGACACCGTCACTGTCTGCCCAAGAAGTGAAACAGCTGATTGATGATCAAGCAAATATTATCATTCTGGATGCTCGCCGTTTTGATGAATATCAAACTATGAGTATTCCTAATGGTATTAGTGTGCCAGGTGCTGAATTGGCACTCCGTGCTAAAAATATTGTTAAAGATGAAAATACTAAAATTATTGTGAATTGTGCTGGACGTACTCGGAGTCTGATAGGTACACAATCGCTGATTAATGCCAAAATTGGACATGAAGTCTATGCTTTGCGAAATGGTACTATCGGTTGGACATTAGCACAGCAACAATTGGCTTTAGGGCAACAGCAGCAATATACAAATTTCCCTGAAAAAAACGAGGTCGGGCAAGTTTTAAAGAATGCTAAGGAGTTGGCAGAAAGGTCTGGTGTGAAAACAATAGGTTCGGAGCAACTTCAACAATTGCAACAACAGGATGATCGTACAACCTATATTTTTGATGTACGTTCAGAACAGGAGTATATACGAGCGCATTTACCGGATAGTCGCTGGATTGGTGGTGGACAACTCGTTCAGGAAACTGATCATTATGCGAGTGTGCGCAGTGCAAGAGTTGTACTAGTTGATGATCAACTCGTCCGTGCTTATATGACTGCATCTTGGTTGGCACAAATGAATTGGGATGTCTCAGTATTGGATGCGGATTTTCAGACAATATTTACACAGCAAGGAGGATGGAAACCAGTTGTTCCTCTATTGCATATAAAACATCGCATTACACCTGAACAATTGCAAACATGGTTAGATGCTCGCGAAAAAGTCACCATTCTGGATTTCACAAGCAGTGCAAACTATCAAAAAGGGCATATTCCTACTGCCCAGTGGTTATTAAAAGCAGATATTGAACGACTTTTTAATGAGAAAAAAATTCCAACAGATCATAAAATTGTTGTGACTTGTGGGACTAGTCTGTTAGCACAATATGCTGTATCTGCTATTCAAACCAAAACTTCAGAAAATGTTTATGTATTGGAAGGTGGTAATCAAGCATGGGTAAAAACTTTTGTTTTGGAAGCTGACAAACATGTGTACTTATCTTCCCGTACAGATCGTTATAAACGTCCTTATGAAGGAACAGATAATTCTGTGCAAGCTATGCAAGATTATTTAGATTGGGAATATGGATTGGTTGCTCAACTGAATACAGATGGCACACATGGTTTCTTTGTAGTTTAA
- a CDS encoding cysteine dioxygenase, producing MSQLQQALQPLIERIEYGISQQLEDIDLIESFIPEFRTLLHSDDWLPIPYRQPNSERYQQFLLYRDSENRFSIVSFVWDKGQVTPIHNHEVWGVVGVLQGEEISQRYQRNALGHFEITDEPDHLNVGEIDFFTPALGDVHQVSNALSDQVSISIHVYGADIGKVERYTFALDGTAKRFISGYSNQEH from the coding sequence ATGAGTCAGTTACAACAGGCTCTTCAGCCATTGATTGAAAGAATTGAATATGGAATTTCACAGCAATTAGAAGATATTGATCTCATAGAATCTTTTATTCCAGAGTTTCGTACATTGCTGCATTCAGATGATTGGTTACCGATCCCTTATCGGCAACCGAATTCTGAGCGTTATCAACAATTTTTGTTATATCGTGACTCTGAAAATCGTTTTTCAATTGTCAGTTTTGTGTGGGACAAGGGACAAGTTACACCGATCCATAATCATGAGGTTTGGGGTGTCGTTGGTGTCCTGCAAGGCGAAGAAATCTCACAGCGCTATCAAAGAAATGCATTAGGGCATTTTGAGATCACAGATGAACCTGATCATTTAAATGTTGGGGAAATTGATTTTTTTACTCCAGCCTTGGGTGATGTACATCAAGTGAGTAATGCACTTTCCGATCAGGTTTCTATTAGCATCCACGTTTATGGTGCAGATATTGGCAAAGTAGAACGTTATACCTTTGCATTAGATGGCACAGCAAAGCGTTTTATTTCAGGTTATTCAAATCAGGAGCATTAA
- a CDS encoding ABC transporter ATP-binding protein, whose amino-acid sequence MSKSLNSTEPENSEPLLNVDNIKVVYEQSILAVKRVSLTIPSGSIVALLGANGAGKSTTLKAISQLIFAENGQIHRGKIEYQGESILGKNPSDIVKKGLVQVLEGRHCFIHLTVDENLRTGGFISHHSGAKLSTALEKVYQYFPRLAEKKQTLAGYLSGGEQQMLAIGRALMTEPKLVLLDEPSMGLAPKISYEIFELIKSLSEQQGVSFLVAEQNIRLALAYTNYAYVIESGEIKVSGQTQVLYETGQIQKAYLGEIA is encoded by the coding sequence ATGTCTAAATCATTAAACAGTACCGAGCCTGAAAATAGTGAACCGTTGCTAAATGTCGATAATATTAAAGTCGTATATGAGCAGAGTATTCTGGCAGTTAAACGGGTGAGTTTAACTATACCTTCTGGTTCTATTGTTGCATTGCTTGGTGCCAATGGAGCAGGTAAGAGTACGACTTTAAAAGCAATATCACAGTTGATTTTTGCTGAAAATGGACAAATTCACCGTGGCAAAATTGAATATCAGGGTGAATCCATACTTGGAAAAAATCCAAGTGATATTGTCAAAAAAGGTTTGGTACAAGTCCTTGAAGGGCGTCATTGTTTTATACATTTGACTGTTGATGAAAATTTACGGACAGGCGGTTTTATTTCACATCATTCGGGTGCCAAACTCTCAACTGCATTAGAAAAAGTTTATCAATATTTTCCAAGACTTGCAGAAAAAAAACAGACATTGGCAGGTTATCTCTCTGGTGGTGAGCAGCAAATGCTTGCTATTGGTCGAGCATTAATGACAGAGCCAAAGTTGGTTTTATTAGATGAACCCTCAATGGGGTTGGCTCCTAAGATTAGTTATGAAATTTTTGAATTAATTAAGTCACTATCTGAACAGCAAGGCGTGAGTTTTTTAGTTGCCGAACAAAATATTCGTTTGGCACTTGCCTACACCAACTATGCTTATGTCATTGAAAGCGGTGAGATCAAAGTTTCTGGACAGACTCAAGTTCTATATGAAACTGGACAAATTCAAAAAGCATATTTAGGGGAGATTGCTTAG
- a CDS encoding ABC transporter substrate-binding protein produces MNQYGKILLGVVTTAILVGCTKKETSSEHTQASEVKAGNGQVVINIGDQKGNMRAQLEASGALKNISYKINWYEFPAAAPVAEALKLDAIDIGYLGDAPFIFANSNGGTAKAIAVYKADPYPVAILVPQNSPIKSAKDLKGKSLAFNKGSISHLLTLKALEQQGLKPEDVTFKFLPPADGKLAVANGSVDAWVVWDPYTAYAELKDHFRVVVNGRGLYSGYTFLAATNKSLNDQSKRMAIQDFVYRLKESQTWAGQHGDEFGKAYAKITGLPEDVGIKAFKRRNASWEPIDSEVIKVSQHTADFYTKYKLIDKKFDVTSSFDTEFKVEQK; encoded by the coding sequence ATGAATCAATATGGAAAAATTTTATTGGGTGTTGTCACAACAGCAATTTTAGTGGGTTGTACAAAAAAAGAGACTTCATCTGAACATACTCAGGCATCTGAAGTTAAAGCAGGCAATGGTCAGGTGGTGATAAATATTGGCGATCAAAAAGGGAATATGCGTGCACAACTTGAAGCATCAGGTGCTTTAAAAAATATCTCGTATAAGATCAATTGGTATGAATTTCCTGCTGCAGCACCAGTTGCAGAAGCATTAAAATTGGATGCAATTGATATTGGTTATTTGGGCGATGCACCTTTTATTTTTGCCAATTCTAATGGGGGAACGGCCAAAGCTATTGCCGTGTATAAAGCAGATCCATATCCAGTCGCTATTTTAGTGCCACAGAATAGTCCAATTAAGTCTGCTAAAGATCTAAAAGGTAAAAGTTTAGCATTCAATAAAGGCTCAATTAGTCATCTTTTAACATTAAAGGCCTTAGAGCAACAAGGTTTAAAGCCTGAAGATGTGACGTTTAAATTTTTACCGCCTGCTGATGGAAAATTAGCAGTTGCCAATGGTTCAGTGGATGCTTGGGTGGTATGGGATCCATACACGGCCTATGCTGAGCTCAAAGATCATTTTCGTGTCGTGGTTAATGGCCGTGGTTTATATTCAGGCTACACCTTTTTAGCAGCAACGAATAAGTCTTTAAACGATCAAAGCAAACGTATGGCAATTCAAGATTTTGTCTATCGTTTAAAAGAATCCCAAACTTGGGCGGGCCAACACGGGGATGAGTTTGGTAAAGCTTATGCCAAAATAACTGGACTACCAGAAGATGTGGGAATTAAAGCATTTAAACGCCGTAATGCCTCATGGGAACCAATTGATAGTGAAGTGATCAAGGTTTCTCAACATACTGCTGATTTTTATACCAAATATAAGCTGATTGACAAAAAATTTGATGTGACATCTTCATTTGATACTGAGTTTAAAGTGGAGCAAAAATAA
- a CDS encoding branched-chain amino acid ABC transporter permease, with the protein MFLFSQTRQYVQQYQDEKRIFRLKEHRILFIFGLLIAFLFVPFVGPDYLFNAILVPFLVLALAGLGLNILTGYTGQLSLGAAAFMAVGAFATYNLELRIPQLPLLFSIFLGGVIAALAGVVVGLPSLRIKGFYLIVSTLAAQFFVPWLFTQYGWFTNNNVSGVITAPRMEILGYSINSPVGHYLLTLSIVVVLTVLARNLINSQYGRNFRAVRDMETAAITIGIPVSQTKLLAFAISSFYLGIAGALWAFAYLGTIEADGLDLNRSFQILFIIIIGGLGSLTGSFFGAAFIVLLPILLSVLGQAVFGQAIDQALLQNLQKIIFGALIIYFLIKEPEGLSRLLRNLYHRLRKWPLRY; encoded by the coding sequence ATGTTTCTATTTAGCCAAACTAGACAATACGTACAGCAGTATCAAGATGAGAAGCGCATTTTTCGCCTTAAAGAGCATCGTATTCTATTTATTTTTGGACTGTTGATTGCTTTTCTGTTCGTTCCATTTGTCGGGCCAGATTATTTATTCAATGCCATTTTAGTCCCTTTTCTAGTATTGGCACTTGCTGGATTGGGGCTCAATATTTTGACGGGTTATACCGGACAACTTTCTTTAGGTGCTGCGGCTTTTATGGCAGTGGGCGCATTTGCAACATATAACTTAGAGCTGCGAATTCCTCAATTGCCATTACTGTTTAGCATTTTTCTTGGTGGCGTAATTGCTGCTTTAGCTGGAGTTGTGGTTGGTTTGCCAAGTCTTCGAATTAAAGGCTTTTATTTAATTGTTTCGACCTTGGCTGCACAGTTTTTTGTGCCGTGGTTATTCACGCAGTATGGCTGGTTTACCAACAATAATGTTTCGGGCGTGATTACTGCTCCACGTATGGAAATATTGGGTTATTCCATAAATAGCCCAGTTGGGCACTACTTATTAACCTTAAGTATTGTTGTGGTTTTAACTGTTTTGGCTCGCAATCTGATCAATAGTCAATATGGTCGTAATTTTCGAGCTGTACGAGATATGGAAACTGCGGCAATCACCATTGGTATTCCCGTAAGTCAAACCAAATTACTGGCGTTTGCGATTAGTTCATTTTATCTCGGTATTGCTGGAGCACTTTGGGCTTTTGCTTACCTTGGAACTATCGAAGCAGATGGACTAGATCTTAATCGATCATTTCAAATTTTATTCATCATCATTATTGGTGGTCTAGGCAGTCTAACAGGCAGTTTTTTTGGGGCGGCATTTATTGTGCTGTTGCCTATTTTATTGAGTGTTTTGGGGCAAGCTGTTTTTGGACAAGCTATCGATCAAGCACTGCTACAGAATCTACAAAAAATTATTTTTGGGGCTTTGATCATTTATTTCCTGATTAAAGAACCAGAGGGATTAAGCCGTTTACTACGTAATCTTTATCACAGATTAAGAAAATGGCCATTACGTTATTAA
- a CDS encoding branched-chain amino acid ABC transporter permease: MSFFLEVLLGGTLAGVMYSLVAIGFVLIYRASGVFNFAQGSLVLFSALTFVNLTERGIPFVVAFIVTLFVIFVLVLLIDALILKHLINRSVITLFMATLGLSYVIEGLAQTVWGTQVHGLDLGISDAPINFFGIMLSKFDLFATGIAGTLVIVLSLLFSKTRFGISLRAVADDPLAAQSVGIRLNHIWILVWTVAGFVALVAGLLWGARLGVQFSLSLVVLKALPVLIIGGFTSIAGAILAGLIVGATEKLAEIYLGGIIGSGIENWFPYVLAILFLLVYPTGLFGQKQVTRV; this comes from the coding sequence ATGTCATTTTTTCTAGAAGTCTTGTTGGGTGGTACGTTGGCAGGTGTCATGTATTCATTGGTTGCCATTGGGTTTGTTTTGATTTATCGGGCATCGGGTGTGTTTAATTTTGCACAAGGTTCTTTGGTTTTATTTTCAGCCTTAACTTTTGTGAATTTAACTGAACGTGGCATTCCATTTGTGGTGGCTTTTATTGTCACGCTATTTGTCATTTTTGTGCTGGTTTTATTGATTGATGCATTGATCTTAAAGCATTTGATTAATCGTTCTGTCATTACATTGTTCATGGCGACATTGGGTTTGAGTTATGTCATTGAAGGATTGGCTCAAACTGTATGGGGAACACAGGTTCATGGTTTGGACTTGGGGATTTCCGATGCACCAATCAATTTCTTTGGCATCATGCTGAGCAAGTTTGACCTGTTTGCGACAGGCATTGCTGGAACATTGGTCATTGTTTTATCCCTTTTATTTAGTAAAACCCGCTTTGGCATTTCACTACGTGCAGTTGCTGATGATCCTTTAGCAGCACAATCTGTGGGTATCCGGTTAAATCATATCTGGATATTGGTTTGGACTGTGGCAGGGTTTGTTGCATTGGTCGCTGGGTTACTTTGGGGCGCACGTTTAGGTGTTCAATTTTCACTTTCATTGGTAGTGCTTAAGGCATTACCTGTGCTCATTATTGGTGGTTTTACGTCAATTGCAGGTGCAATTTTAGCGGGCTTGATTGTGGGGGCAACCGAGAAACTGGCAGAGATTTATTTAGGCGGCATTATTGGCTCCGGAATTGAAAACTGGTTTCCATATGTGTTGGCGATTCTCTTTTTATTGGTATACCCAACTGGTCTGTTTGGTCAAAAACAAGTGACGAGGGTATAA
- a CDS encoding LLM class flavin-dependent oxidoreductase codes for MAIQILGMIWHREASEIIPATKTFDKNYIVKIAQAHEQAGFDRILCGYWSDQADGFLVTAYAAAHTSKIKFLLAHRPGFVSPTLAARKLATLDQLTDGRLALHVISGGSDIDQKKDGDFLNKQQRYVRSAEFIEVVQKTWYSQEPFSYEGNYYHVVDAYSEIKPLQTLLPIYFGGSSIEALQVAAKQVDVFALWGEPLAGAQEQVETLNQLAIQHGRQLDYNISFRPIIADTESKAWEKAQDIYQLSKKQLENFGLQAARKKPQSTGGQRLLAAAGQGERLDTNLWTGITSLVQGSYNSTALVGTPEQVAESILQYYKLGIHSVLIRGFDPVQDAIDYGRELLPQIREKTEKYDQQQQLVSA; via the coding sequence ATGGCAATTCAAATTTTAGGAATGATCTGGCACCGTGAGGCATCTGAAATTATTCCAGCGACAAAAACTTTTGATAAAAACTATATTGTCAAAATTGCTCAGGCTCATGAACAAGCAGGATTTGACCGTATTCTATGTGGTTATTGGTCGGATCAGGCTGATGGTTTCTTAGTGACAGCATATGCTGCTGCACACACATCTAAAATAAAATTTCTATTGGCACATCGTCCGGGCTTTGTTTCTCCAACATTGGCAGCCCGTAAATTGGCAACACTGGATCAATTGACGGATGGACGTTTAGCGCTACATGTTATTTCTGGCGGTAGTGATATCGATCAGAAGAAAGATGGAGATTTTTTAAATAAACAGCAGCGTTATGTACGTAGTGCCGAGTTCATCGAAGTTGTACAGAAAACATGGTATAGCCAGGAACCTTTTAGTTATGAGGGTAATTATTACCATGTAGTAGATGCTTATTCTGAAATTAAACCATTACAAACACTTTTACCGATTTATTTTGGCGGTTCTTCAATAGAAGCTTTACAGGTTGCAGCAAAACAGGTTGATGTTTTTGCCCTTTGGGGAGAGCCTTTAGCTGGTGCTCAAGAACAAGTTGAAACACTAAATCAGTTAGCAATACAGCACGGACGCCAACTAGATTACAACATTTCATTCCGTCCAATTATTGCTGATACTGAGTCGAAAGCTTGGGAAAAAGCACAAGATATTTATCAATTATCTAAAAAACAGTTAGAAAATTTTGGCTTACAGGCTGCCAGAAAAAAACCACAAAGTACAGGCGGTCAGCGTTTACTCGCAGCAGCGGGTCAGGGCGAACGTTTAGATACTAATTTATGGACAGGTATAACTTCTTTAGTTCAAGGAAGTTATAACTCGACTGCATTGGTAGGTACTCCAGAACAAGTTGCAGAGTCTATTTTGCAGTATTACAAACTTGGTATTCATAGTGTCTTGATACGTGGTTTTGATCCTGTTCAGGACGCAATTGATTATGGTCGAGAGCTGTTACCCCAAATTCGTGAAAAAACAGAAAAATATGATCAACAGCAACAGCTTGTTTCAGCTTAA
- a CDS encoding ABC transporter substrate-binding protein — protein sequence MKLFKSLWFWLVVVAIALVAIVFVTKKDKQNPPEQKQQAATEQQTQLSDKNAQYFPLQSYRVGPYAAGGTGFFGGFIDYLKAVNAKGGVNGVKLVWSECETEYVVEKGVECYERLKNGLNGAPAAATNPLSVGIAYATLERSTKDKLPLITINHGRTDSTDGRVFPYVFPLQLNPYSEVSAIINYLGQQSGGLEKLKGKKIVVLYHGSPYGKETIPVIEILSKKYGFEVTNIEVPHPGNEQQSQWLNIRRIQPDWVILRGWGVMNPVALKTAQKVGYPTNKIIGNIWSNSEEDAAPAGAAANGFISITTHPSGTNFPVLQEIKQLVVDKGQSDLADKNRFGTVYYNLGVVNGILNVEAVRVAQNKFGKRPLTGEEVRWGFEHINLTEARLKELGAYGLVQPLKLSCEDHEGGGAVRFQQWDGKEWKVISDWVQADRTLLRPIIEQSSEKYAKEQGIKIRDCATEE from the coding sequence ATGAAATTATTTAAATCCTTGTGGTTTTGGCTGGTGGTGGTTGCCATTGCTTTAGTCGCTATTGTATTTGTCACCAAAAAGGACAAACAAAATCCACCTGAGCAAAAACAACAAGCAGCAACTGAGCAACAGACACAATTGTCGGATAAAAATGCCCAGTATTTTCCTTTGCAGAGTTATCGGGTTGGCCCTTATGCCGCTGGTGGAACGGGCTTTTTCGGAGGCTTTATTGACTACCTGAAAGCGGTCAATGCCAAGGGCGGTGTAAATGGCGTAAAGCTGGTGTGGTCTGAGTGCGAAACGGAGTATGTCGTAGAAAAAGGGGTGGAATGCTATGAGCGTTTGAAGAATGGTTTAAATGGAGCACCTGCTGCGGCAACCAACCCTTTATCTGTCGGTATTGCTTATGCAACTTTGGAACGTTCAACGAAAGATAAATTACCCTTGATTACGATTAATCATGGGCGTACAGATTCTACGGATGGCCGTGTTTTCCCGTACGTGTTTCCATTGCAGCTCAATCCGTATAGTGAAGTATCTGCAATTATTAATTATTTAGGTCAGCAAAGCGGTGGACTGGAAAAACTGAAAGGTAAGAAAATCGTAGTTCTATATCACGGTTCTCCTTACGGGAAAGAAACGATTCCAGTCATTGAGATTTTATCGAAAAAATATGGCTTTGAAGTAACCAACATTGAAGTACCGCATCCGGGTAATGAGCAGCAATCTCAATGGTTAAACATCAGACGGATTCAACCGGATTGGGTCATTCTTCGTGGTTGGGGTGTGATGAATCCTGTTGCATTAAAAACTGCGCAGAAAGTGGGTTATCCAACGAATAAAATCATTGGGAATATCTGGTCAAATTCAGAAGAAGATGCTGCACCAGCGGGCGCTGCGGCAAATGGTTTTATCTCAATTACGACTCATCCATCAGGAACTAATTTCCCTGTATTGCAAGAAATTAAACAACTTGTTGTTGATAAAGGTCAGTCAGATCTTGCTGATAAAAATCGTTTCGGTACGGTTTACTATAACCTTGGGGTGGTAAATGGCATTTTGAATGTAGAAGCAGTGCGCGTGGCACAAAATAAATTTGGTAAACGTCCGCTTACTGGTGAAGAAGTCCGTTGGGGCTTTGAACATATTAACTTAACTGAAGCACGTCTCAAAGAACTCGGTGCATATGGTTTGGTACAGCCTTTAAAACTATCGTGTGAAGACCATGAAGGTGGTGGTGCGGTACGTTTCCAACAATGGGATGGTAAAGAGTGGAAAGTAATTAGCGATTGGGTACAAGCAGATCGTACCTTGTTACGTCCGATTATTGAACAATCTTCAGAAAAATATGCCAAAGAGCAAGGCATAAAAATTCGAGATTGTGCAACTGAAGAATAA
- a CDS encoding ABC transporter ATP-binding protein, giving the protein MSVSSLILLELKAIDLSFGSSQVLKQLSLEVREGEIYSLIGPNGAGKSSVINIINGIYQPQSGQIIFAGQVLHNYKAKHAPYLGIARTFQNLALFKQMSVLDNVLTGRVLKSRHSLLGALLSLPPTQKNDDLQRFKAEEILKLLNLQEYRDQLVSALPYGLQKRVELARALAAEPKFLLLDEPMAGMNHAEKQNIAKFIQKVNRQLGVTIFMIEHDLAVVMDISDHIVVLDYGKKIAEGTPQQIQEHPEVLSAYLGIQTLEVH; this is encoded by the coding sequence ATGTCGGTATCATCTTTGATATTGCTGGAACTTAAGGCGATTGATTTATCTTTTGGCTCTTCACAAGTGTTAAAGCAGCTCAGTTTAGAGGTACGAGAAGGCGAGATTTATTCTTTGATTGGCCCCAATGGTGCCGGTAAAAGTTCAGTGATCAATATTATTAATGGTATTTACCAGCCGCAATCGGGTCAGATCATTTTTGCCGGTCAGGTTTTGCATAACTATAAGGCAAAACATGCACCTTATTTAGGAATTGCGCGGACCTTTCAAAATTTAGCACTCTTCAAGCAAATGTCGGTATTAGATAATGTCTTGACTGGGCGTGTATTAAAAAGTCGCCACTCATTGTTGGGTGCATTGTTGTCTTTACCGCCGACTCAAAAAAATGACGATTTACAACGTTTTAAAGCTGAAGAGATTCTAAAGCTTCTTAATTTGCAAGAGTATCGCGATCAACTGGTCAGTGCGTTGCCTTATGGTTTGCAAAAACGTGTTGAGTTGGCAAGAGCATTGGCAGCAGAACCAAAGTTTCTGCTTTTAGATGAGCCTATGGCTGGAATGAATCATGCTGAAAAACAAAATATTGCCAAGTTTATTCAGAAAGTAAATCGGCAGTTAGGTGTAACCATTTTCATGATTGAACATGATTTGGCTGTCGTGATGGATATTTCCGACCACATTGTGGTGCTGGACTATGGAAAAAAGATTGCAGAAGGCACACCACAACAAATTCAAGAACATCCCGAAGTGCTGAGCGCATATCTAGGGATTCAAACGCTTGAAGTGCATTGA
- a CDS encoding AMP-binding protein yields MSDYSQSLISLLAYHATVRPDAIALRHKKLGLWQNWSWKDLLGLSERYASALYEYGFQNKQTFLIVSAPNIEVVAISLAIQALGGEVQLIDQSVDTLETEDFLQHLAILKPDYILVERLEQLVSIETLRYHPIYIFYIEQSKLSTFEYDYVVAVDTLLKNSNEKYRIDFKTSQVEPAQIAFSFERIESNQRLRVQYSHQELIEEAKHLVQNHHLDHHEEAFVTRAFSSVGHIRYLWSSWLLAGFNLNIPETLNTRDQDRQIISPTLILGTNETYARVEQLIYNRLPNDTWLAKHYQHALQKQKNEEKLSWIDKFSFVLFKQVILEELGFSQLKVALIVGQPVTIATRNFYQSLGVELHDWGEYAEWQNTPLENHSLQSLPITTIN; encoded by the coding sequence ATGTCAGATTATTCTCAAAGTCTTATTTCACTGTTGGCTTATCATGCAACAGTACGTCCAGATGCAATTGCGTTAAGACATAAAAAGCTAGGTCTGTGGCAGAATTGGTCATGGAAAGACTTACTAGGACTTAGCGAAAGATACGCGTCTGCTCTTTATGAATATGGTTTTCAAAACAAACAAACTTTTCTTATCGTCAGTGCTCCTAATATTGAGGTAGTTGCTATCAGTCTGGCTATACAGGCTTTAGGTGGTGAAGTTCAATTGATCGATCAAAGTGTTGATACATTAGAAACAGAAGACTTCTTACAACACCTTGCGATTTTAAAGCCAGACTATATTCTCGTAGAACGGCTAGAGCAGCTTGTTTCAATTGAGACATTACGTTATCACCCAATTTATATTTTTTATATTGAACAAAGTAAATTAAGTACATTTGAATATGACTATGTTGTAGCTGTCGATACATTACTAAAAAATTCCAACGAGAAATATCGTATTGATTTTAAAACGAGTCAGGTTGAACCTGCACAAATTGCGTTTAGTTTTGAGCGGATTGAATCTAATCAACGACTGAGAGTGCAATATTCTCATCAAGAGTTGATTGAAGAAGCTAAACATTTAGTTCAAAACCACCACCTAGATCATCATGAGGAAGCATTTGTCACGCGTGCTTTTTCTAGTGTCGGGCACATTCGTTATCTATGGTCGTCATGGCTACTCGCTGGTTTTAACTTGAATATTCCTGAAACCTTAAATACTCGCGATCAGGATAGACAGATTATTTCGCCAACATTGATTTTAGGGACTAATGAAACCTATGCACGTGTTGAGCAGTTAATTTATAACCGCTTACCAAATGATACATGGCTTGCCAAACATTACCAGCACGCACTTCAAAAACAGAAAAATGAAGAAAAATTATCCTGGATTGATAAGTTCAGCTTTGTCTTATTTAAGCAGGTCATTTTAGAAGAATTAGGTTTTTCTCAACTCAAAGTAGCTTTAATCGTGGGGCAGCCTGTAACTATTGCAACGCGAAATTTTTATCAAAGCCTAGGAGTTGAGTTGCATGATTGGGGGGAGTACGCCGAATGGCAAAATACTCCCTTAGAAAATCATTCGCTCCAGTCTTTACCCATAACAACAATAAATTAG